The window TTCAGTCTTGAAAACTTCCAGGCTGGTAGAGGGGAATGAAGAACCAGAGAGAGCACCACTAGCACCTGCCAGCGTCTCAACCTCTTCTACAGACATCACTAGTGTAGCGACTTCAGCTTCCTGTAAGATGACTGATCGAGATTCTTCAGTCTTGAAAACTTCTAAACAACTGGAGGAAGGAGGAGCATTAGAGAGCGCAGGACTAGCACCTGCCAGCATCTCAACCTCTTCTGCAGACATCTCTAGTGTAGAGACTTTAGCTTCCTCTATGATGACTGATCGAGATTCTTCAGTCTTGAAAACTTCCAGGCTGCTTGTGGTGGAAGAAGAACCAGAGAGAGCACCACTAGCACCTGCCAGCGTCTCAATCTCATTTGAAGATACCTCTAGTGAAGAGACATCAGCTCTCCGTAAGATAACTAATAGAGATTCTTCAGTCTTGAAAACTTCTAAACcactggatgaagaagaagtGTTCGAGAATGCAGGACTAGCACCTGTCAGCATGTCAACCTCTTCAGTCTTGAAAACTTCCAGGCTGCTTGAGGGGATGAAGAACCAGAGAGAGCACCACTAGCACCTGTCAGCGTCTCAACCTCTTCTGCAGACATCTGTAGTGTAGCGACTTCAGCGTCCTGTAAGATGACTGATCGAGATTCTTCAGTCTTGAAAACCTCTAAACAACTGGAGGAAGGAGAAGCATTAGAGAGCGCAGGACTAGCTGCAGAGACTTTAGCTTTCTGTATGATGACTGATCGGAATTCTTCAATCTTGAAAACTCCCAAGCTGTTTTTGGGGGATGAAGAACCAGAGAGAGCACCACTAGCACCTGCCAGCGTCTCAACCTCATTTGTAAACATCTCTAATGAAGAGATTTCAGCTTCCTGTAAGATGACTGATTTAGATCCTTCAGTCTTGAAAGCTTCTAAACCACTGGGAGCACCAGTGGTCTCAGCCATGGTGTCCACCTGGCTTTGAACAACTGTGCCAACTTTTGCGTTTTCAGAACTCACAGACAGCAACATTCCACTGGCAGAAGCAAAGGACATTTCATTCCCCAGGGTCATTTTCATGTCCTTCTAACGATGTGCATACAGCTTTTATTGTTGTCTGACTGCCCAGTGGAGTAATTCCCCTCTTTGGAGATTCCTGCTTTATTTTATTGACAAGTTGTTCCTTGACTTCACTAAACACTGTCTCAATTAGTTGTAATGCAACTGCATTGACTTGACTGAGAAGAGTATCATGGTCAGGGGAGGGCCCTGTTGTCTCATTCGGCCAAAGGGAAAGAATGCGTTCTCTCGACAGTATGTGACTTAGTTCTTTGGAcacttttttaaacatgttcctTATAGCTCTCCTTTCCTCAGGCCCCACATTCAGATTTGATGATGGAAGGTCATTTCCAGAAAGAGAACGTTTGAGTTCATTCTTCACTGCTTGAGTTATCCTTTCTTTACATATTGGTGATGTAAGATATTGCATTACTTCATCTGCAATTACTGGAAAAAAGCTGGGTAAAGACTGACTTCTGGTGGCAGTATACACTCCATTTTCTACAGACACTTGGTTGGCATCTGAGGACGTTGAATCAAGAGCAACACTGGGCATACTCAAATGAATTTCTTCTGATTGAGAATTCTGAACTGCAAGGTGCTGATTAATCATGCTTGATGACCAATCAAACACTTCTTTTGGCATCTGTGATGCAACAGTGGTGTCTTTGGGCAGTGAGCACAGGGCATTATCTTTAATGTTCCAATCAAGGTTATTCTGGTCTATTGGTGATCCTTCAGTGGACTTTTCCAGGCTTCTTGAGGGAGTACAACTGGTACCTGCTGCCGTCTCAACTTCAACTAAAAGGCCCTCCGATGTTGAGGTTTCAACTGTTTTAAAGGAAATTGGCCCACGTTCTACAGTCTTGAAAGTGGTTACACCAGTGGGAGAGGATAAAGCGACAGAAGTAGCACTACTGGCACCTGCCAGCATCTCAAGCTCATCTGAAGAGCTCTCTGGTGTAGAGACTTCCGATTCCTGTAAGGACCCACATTTTTCAGACTGGAAAACTGCCACActgcaagaggaggaggaagtactAGAGAGAGCTCTACTAGCACCTGCCATAGTTGGTGGGTAAATATAAGACATTTTTGCCTCtatgtttttggttttgtttgcaACATCAAATGGCTGCCTTTGGTCCAGTGCCTCCCATGCAATATCCTCTTTCTTCACAATGGAAGCATTCATAGCCTCAGCCTTGGGTTCAACCTGACTTTTTTTTTGAGTGTTGCCGCTTTGAACATGTCTTTGCAACTTTGAGGTTCTTGCCTCGTCATTTGATGGACTGCAAGCAATACTTCCATGTGCAATTCTGATAAGATCACCTGAAATGGCTTCAACTTGATATGCGAGTGTTCTAGTCCCTGATTCCTCAACAGGAGTTTCAGTTCTTGGAGCTTGTTCATGTATGTCTGCAGCTATAGCTTCAACAAGAATTAAATCTGTCTCAAGATTCTGTAGAACAAGGCTTAACCCGTTCAGTGCTCTCTCAAAGGTTTGAGGAGATATCTTTGGAGAATTTCCTAAGGAAGCAAAACGGAGTCTTTCAAGAACTTTAACTCTGATCTCCCCAAGGACACTGTTAATGATTTCAGTGACATAAGGGTAAAATTGTTTTGCAGATGAGGTATCAGATTGGTTATGATGTCCAGGGGACTCAACAAAGTGTTTGGAAGGCCTGACTGTGCGAAAAAGGCACAGTAATATGTCAGTAGCCAACTTGCCCCTCAACACCCTGGTTGCCACATGAGGACGGCGTTCACCGCTCGTCAGTGTAGTCTCGTTCTGGATGCACTCTGCAATTTGCATCTTAAAAGAATCACTGTTTAAGTGGTCCAGTAGAGCCTGAGTAATTCTAGCCTTCTTGTTAGGCTCGGGATCATGTTGGTTGGTCAGCATCTTCAATTGGCCAAGACAAGGCAATTGTAGATATGGTGTGTAGATCGATGGGGACAGCAATTTGGTGTCTGGTGAAGATGTCTGCCATAAAGAAACCAAATTAAAGGTATTAActatcatgatttttttttttttttgaaagattcATTCAGAGGCCAGTAAAAGGATACGACAAGTGGTATTAGGCAAATGGAAAGTAAATCAGTATCTGTTTACTCTACCTGGGTTGTTATGTCATGTCCCCTGGCTGGTAAAGGAGCAAGCGGTCTGAGTGTGGGCCTCCTTGGCACAGTAATTTTCTGTGGTGATTTTACtacaaaaaacattaaatcattCATAATTCGGTGACCATTTTTCAGGTAGCTGTGTCCTTTTATTTTACAAACACAACTAATTATGCTTTATTAGAGAGCAATACATGAGATTAAACCCTCcttaagaaatattttattaGAGAGCAATAAATGAGATTAAACCCTCCTTAAGAAATAcgaccagtgtttcccctagaatttgttccagcagcggtgctgttaaTCGTAGGAAGCTAGGAATCGGACCTGCCTTGGGTGTGGTATGAAAATGTAGATAGATAcacagatagatacacagatagatagatagatagatagatagatagatagatagatagatacacagatagataggtagatagatagatagatagatagatagatagatagatagatagatagatagatagatacacagatagattggtagataaatagatatcttaaaaggcagaaTGTTATACAAATATTTTATATGGACATGCCTTACTGCCACCAAATGCTATCATAGATGTCCCTTCACACACTTCTCAGATGAGTGTACTAAGCACCCTCCTGGCCTCATACATAAGGAGGGATGGCCACCCAACTCTCCTGAACCCAAACCCAGATGAAAACTGTTTGGAAATCTGGGCACGCAGGTCTTTCACAGAAGATGATGTGCTTGGTTTTCATCTGCTTGATTTCACTCCGAGTGGCCCCCAATGCAAATATTTTATGGAGCTTACCTGAGGTTGATTTACCAAAAACTTGATAGAGAAGTTTTGTTTGATCCTTAGTGTGTACCCTCATCTTTTCCAAATCCCTTAGGGTTTTCGTCAACCGATCCACTTCATCCTGCTGTGCTCCAGCCCTGCGTTTGGAAATACTCATTTCCTGTAAAAAGAGGAAATATTAGGGATTGTAGGACATGTCTAGAACACATcactatgtgtatgtatgtgtgtgtgtgtatatattagggctgtcaatcgattaaaaaaatttatctaattaattacatactctgtgattaattaattgcatatataatttttgctgtgaaagtattttaaatatttaaattcaaatgaatcattgattattcagcattagtgacagtaaagttcaaaaactcttttattattattttcactgttcaaataattgccataataatctatgatatgacctaatatgctgagtaaataaattcaaaagtgcttcgggaagaagtttttttttcaaggcatttcaggccacagatataacctaggggacacaatgaaaataaattaacactcccctctagcctgggtgttcccatgctgccttgcgcgcgatttgattcacgctgctaaggcagcctggagaccatggagcaaattttcgcctgagataggggaccaatcacagaacaagggggaaagcaagacgatgatgagctatgcacaaacgcatttgatagacatccgtggcacccaataaactgatctgggcatttttttcaaatacgagaaaattaacgtttggttcccagaccacgtctcattgagaagtggtggcgctagccaggctaactcccctcaatgtcaacacttctttgcattgatgtgcgactaaaGAGTTAATGAACtctggtgatatgcaaattccttgccgcaggcattgcagaggactttattttcaacacttgaAAATAAgtatttataaaaatatatattttttaaaaatataaaaaaatattttttatcaacaccatcaggccgttttttaaaagtaaatgttccaatcaatgatccaggcagcacgttttattctctctccttcattttacagtctaatttttactgactagaacggctcggggtcaaaggtcatacggaaacaattaatctgcactaatttttttaatcagttatttttttctcaaattaattaatcgaaatgaatcagttattttgacagccctattttatatatatatatatatgtgtgtgtgtgtgtgtgtgtgatgtctatcTATCTCACCCTTTGTCTCCTTTTCTCCTGGATGTCTCTCATGTATCTGTTCCTGTTCAActcatgttttatttcattttcattgaGGTGTAGCCGTGTTTTATCTCTTGTAGATgtc of the Alosa alosa isolate M-15738 ecotype Scorff River unplaced genomic scaffold, AALO_Geno_1.1 AALO_1.0_unplaced_87, whole genome shotgun sequence genome contains:
- the LOC125290750 gene encoding uncharacterized protein LOC125290750 translates to MWRNSAMEEPSTLPGASEPFTRRKLGEKVVCSRKEYRMYQDYVDDIKNDFQNNQQRERQKRLLELEEQGLILDNLTGEDIRTFLQTNELPRHDGPQQQHGLEQTKKTTIKEKNGLQNGGKLPSMTTQQTSTRDKTRLHLNENEIKHELNRNRYMRDIQEKRRQREMSISKRRAGAQQDEVDRLTKTLRDLEKMRVHTKDQTKLLYQVFGKSTSVKSPQKITVPRRPTLRPLAPLPARGHDITTQTSSPDTKLLSPSIYTPYLQLPCLGQLKMLTNQHDPEPNKKARITQALLDHLNSDSFKMQIAECIQNETTLTSGIGSLYTRELFR